In the genome of Noviherbaspirillum saxi, the window CGAAATCTCGATCATGACACTGCTGCCTTCCTGCCATGCTTTCAGCAGGATGGTGGCCTTTGCCGGCTTGGCAGTGGCTCCGCGTTCGTCGGCGGTTTCGATGCCATGGTCGAGCGCATTGCGCAGCATGTGCACCAGCGGATCGTACAGACTGTCAACCACGACGCGGTCGACTTCGGTCTCGGCGCCTTCGATGACCAGATCGACATCCTTGCCCAGATCCTTGGCCAGTTCGCGCACCAGGCGCGGGAATTTCTGGAACAGGCGTCCGACCGGCTGCATGCGTGTCGACAGGGTCGCGCGCTGCAATTCGGTGGAGTAGCGCGAGGCGCGGCTGAGCGTTTCCTGCAGCGTTGCCATCAGCGCGGCGGCCTGGCCATCGAACTTGAATTGCGTCAGTTTTTCGAGCAGCACGCTGGCCTGGTTTGCGGCCTGCACCGATTCGCCTGCAACTTCGAGCAAGGCATCCAGCTTGACCGCATCGATACGGATGCTGTCTTCCTTCACCTGTGCGGTGATGGGGCGGATGTTTTCGTCGGGAGCGGGCTTGGCCAGCGGTGTAACGTTGGCTGGCGCGCTGGCCGCCAGTACGGTAGCGGTCGGCGCATCGGGCAGGGTGCCGGCAGGGACCACGGCACGGTAGAGCGCTTCCCAATCCAGGCCGTCGGGCGAGGTCGTTATAGCCGCGGCGCTTGCAACAGGCGCTTCGGGAACCAGGGCAGCGGGAGCGGCAGGCACTGGTGCAGGCTCAGCGGCCTTGCCTTCGATCGCCTGAGTGAGAATATCTTCAAGCGCCGCAGGCATCGCCGGCAAGGCATCCGGAGAGGCGCCATTGGCCAGCTGCTTGAGCTGGTCGCCGACGAATCCGCTTGCCTGCAGCCCGGCTTCGATCGCGGTCGGCGTGACCGGCACCTGACCGGTACGCAAGCCGTCGAACAGGTTCTCCGTCAGGTGGCACGCCGACACGATGGCCGGCAGGTTCATGAATCCGGCGCCGCCCTTGATCGTATGGAAGGAGCGGAACAGCGCATTCAGCGTATCAGTGTCGTTGGGATGCCGCTCCAGGGAGAGCAGGTGCTCCTCAACGTTCGTCGCCAGGTCAAGCGCCTCGACAACGAATTCCTTGAGCATGTCGTCCATCAGAACCCCAAATCAGCAAGCAAGCTGTCCACATCATCCTGGGCCATGGCTGCGCCGGGCGCTGCGGGGCCCGACATCAATTCCACCGGTTTGCTTTCGGCGGCAGCCATCGCGGCTTTCACTTCCGGCGGTGCATTGTCGCGCAGCAGCTGCGCCAGTTCTTTTTCCGCAGTGCTGGTGATGTGGACGATTTTCTTGATCAGCTGGCCGGTGATGTCCTGGAAATCCTGCGCCATCATGATATCGAGCAGGCGTGCCTTCTCGGTTTCGGTGGCATCCATCACGACAGTGGCAAACTGGCGCGAATCGCCGGCCAGCGCCTTGAATTCGTCGATGCTGAGCTTGCCGTCGAACAGCATGGCCCAGCGGGTTTCCATGTCCTTGGCCTTCTTGGACAAGGCTTCCTGTTCGGGAAGGCAGGTGTCGACCGTGTTGAGCACCTTGTTGGCCGCCTGTTCGGTCAGCGCGGCGACATGCTCCAGCCGTCCTTGGGCGTCGGTGATCTGGCTGGCGACATCCGACAGCGAACGGTCGTAGCCCAGTTCGCGCAGCGAGTCGTGCAGCATGCGCACGATGCCGCCGAGGCGCTCATACATACCCTTGTCCGACTGGTCTTCAGGGGCCTCGGATGCATTGTCGACCACCTCGGCGACGGGTTCTTCGCCATCATCTTCCATCACTTCCGGCGCGGATTCCGCCGGGACCACTGTTTCCACGGTTTCCACGCGTTGCGCGGCTACTTCGTCAAACAGTGCTTCAAGATCATCTGCAGCGTCGCTCATGTCGGTACTTCCCTTTGTTCGTAGTCAGCCTGTTATCGGTGTCGGTCAAAAGCTGGTTGCAGTGCACGGACTTGCGCAACTCACCACGCCTTAGCCGCACACCCTGTAAAAGACGCTTCAGCGGAGATGCGCCTGCGATACCTGCAGGCGTGCGATACCCAGCTATTCTTCAATACGATTATCAGTCACGAATTTCTTCTGCGCAACACGAACTTGCAGCGCGCACAAATGCGCGGCCGTAAACTGTTGCGATGAGGTTCCGTCAAGACAGAATCCACGCTATATGCTTGTTAAAAGATCAATGGTCGCTTGGCACAAAGGATGACCCGGCGTTGCAAACGCATCGCAGATCGTCAGGTGATTCAGTCCAGGGAGGGGAACGGCGGCGCGGTGCGCAGGCTTCCAGGCGTTTTCAAGCAGTTCCGTCTGGCGCCTGAACTCGTCCGATTCCAGCGCGCCATAGGCGGTAATGAAGGGCGCAGGATGCGGCTGAGGCATCAGGACCGGCGACAACGGGGCAACGTCCTGTTCGGTCAACTTGAGGTCGACATTGACAAACTCCGCATGCCGCACCGGTTCCAGGTCGTACAGTCCCGACATCAGCACGCCGCCCTTGATCAGGTCGGCCGGCAGGTCGCTGCCATAGACAGTCCAGTGCGCGGCCATCATCATTGCAGCCAGGTGCGCGCCGGCCGAATGACCCGCCACCACGATGCGGCGCGGATCGAAATCGTATTTGTCGGCGTTGCGGTATAGCCATGCCACCGCGCGCAGTTGCTGACACACGATCTCGGCGATCGACGCATGCGGCGCCAAGGTATAGTTGGTCAGCGCGACATTGAAGCCGGCGCGGGTAAAGGCCGGCGCCATGAAAGAAAAATCGGATTTGTCGAGCGAGCGCCACCAGCCGCCATGAATGAATACCAGCAGCGGCGCATCGCTGCGGCTCGCCGGAAAAAAGTCCAGACGTTCGCCGCTGGATTCGCCAAAGGCCAGATCGAACAGTGCAGCATGCGAGCGGCGCACCTGCATCGAGTCTTTCAGCCAGCGTGTGAAAATATAAGGGTGGTCGGGAATGGAGGCACGGGCGTTGTATTGCTGGTTGTAGTATTCGGCTTTGTTTTTCATAAATGACGCGTGAAGGGCAGGGCAAATGCCTAGTCTACTGTCTATTCATCGATATGGCCCGCCCGGCTTGCCGAATTGACTCCGTTCGGCGCGCACCTTACACTGCCTGCATTCTGGTGCCCGCAGCCGCAGTCGCGACTGCAGTTAAACGGGAAACACGCTGCTCCCTGGAGTACAACGTGTGCTGCCCCCGCAACGGTAAGCAAGCGTTATGACGGAAGCCGCAAGGCGACTGCCTGACAGACGGTCCCTCGTACCACTGTGCAGTCTGCATGGGAAGGTCGACCGGTTCATCTTGCCAGCCCGGATACCGGCCGGAATGGTTGGCGGACAGTTGTTCAGTTCGCCGGCGCAGTGCATGCAGACGGGGTTTTCTGCTGTCCCGACCTTCCTATATAAATCACATGCCTATTCCATCTGTCGAACCGACGGTCAATGCTGCGCTATCCACGCTGCTTGAAGCCGCCATCAACAACAAGACCAAGCCGCCGGGCAGTCTTGGCGAACTCGAATCGCTGGCGCACCGGATCGGATTGATTCAGCGTACGGTACATCCGCGTATCGTGGCGCCCGCCGTCATCGTATTCGCCGGCGACCATGGCATCACTGCCGAAAACGTGTCTCCGTATCCGCAAAGCGTCACCTGGCAGATGGTGGAGAATTTTCTTGCCGACGGCGCCGCGATCAATGTGTTCGCGCGTCAGAATGGCTGCGCCTTGCATGTGGTCGATGCCGGCGTCAACCACGATTTCGGTATACGTGACGGGCTGCTGGATCGAAAGATAGGCCGCGGGACGCGCAACTTCGCGCAGCAGCCCGCGATGAGTCATGATGAATGCATGCTTGCGATCGAGCGCGGCGCTGCGTTGGTCGGACGGCTGGACGGCAACGTGATCGGTTTCGGCGAAATGGGAATCGGCAATACGACCGCTGCCGCAGCATTGATGCACAAGATGACCGGCGCGCCGCTCAGCCAATGCGTGGGTGCGGGCGCCGGCCTCTCGGCCGATGGCGTTGCACATAAATTGCAAGTCCTCGAACGTGCGGTTGCGCTGCATGAGCATGCCAGCGAAGCAATCGATGTGCTGACCACCTTCGGCGGGTATGAGATCGCCATGATGGTAGGCGCCATGCTGGCCGCTGCCGAGAAGCACATGGTGTTGATGATTGACGGATTCATTGTCACCAGCGCCTTGCTGGTGGCGGCGAAACTGCAGCCGGCGATACTCGACTACTGTGTGTTCTCGCATTGTTCCGATGAACGCGGACACCGGCTGATGCTCGCGCATCTTGGCGCGCGTCCCTTGCTGCAGCTGGGATTGCGTCTGGGCGAGGGCAGCGGCTGCGCGCTGGCGTTGCCGCTGGTGCATGCAGCGGTCAATTTTCTCAATCGCATGGCGACCTTCGAATCTGCGCAGGTCAGCGGCAAGGAGCGCTAGGCGCCATGCATCAGCTCAGGCTGTTTTTCACCGCGCTGCAATTCTTCACGCGCCTGCCGATTCCGCGCTGGGTCGGATTCGAGCCGGAATGGCTGCATCATGCAAGCCGGTATTTCCCTGCAGTGGGCATCGTGGTCGGTGCGGTCACTGCCAGCGTCTATGCACTGGCGAGCCTGTGGCTGCCGCCCCTCGTCGCGGTCATGTTGTCGACGATTGCGGGCATTTACCTGACCGGCGCGTTTCATGAGGACGGTTTCGCCGATACCTGCGACGGGATGGGCGGCGGCATGACGCGCGAACGGGTGCTGGAGATCATGACCGATTCGCGCATCGGCGCTTACGGTGCGATCGGTATCGTGCTGATACTGGGCCTGAAATCTGCAACGCTCGCGCAATTGCCTCCACAGGCGGCTATCGCTGCACTGTTGCTGGGGCATCCACTGTCGCGCCTGGCAGCCAGTGCCTTGATATGGAAGCTCGCCTATGTCAAAGGCGAGGGCAAGGCAAAGCCTCTGGCGCAAGGCATGACACACGGGGAGTTTCTTGTTGCGGTCCTGTCGACGGCCGTACCGGTGGCGGTCTTGCTGACACTAGGCTGGCTGAACCTGCAAGCCTTGCTTGCTGCCCTTGCGGCGGTAGTCCTTGTCACTCTTTGGCTTGCGCGCAAATTCGTTCGCCGTCTCGGCGGCTACACCGGTGATTGTCTTGGCGCAGTCCAGCAGGTCGCTGAAGTCGTCTGCTACCTTGCCGTCCTGGCAGCCGCACACTGAAATGCGTTTGTATCTGATCCGTCATGGCAAGCCCGAGGTTGAGCCTGGCGTCTGTTATGGCAGCACCGATCTCCGTGTATCGGAGCCTGAACATGCACGCGTGCTGGCGTCGCTATTACCCGCACTGCCGCATGGCCTACCGGTCTATTGCAGTCCGCTGCAACGCTGTCGCGCATTGGCGGTCGCCATCGCCGACGCAAATGGCAGTGCTAATGCGATCGTCGACCCGCGTCTCGCAGAGATGGATTTCGGCGCCTGGGAAATGCGCCCCTGGCAAAACATTTCTCAAGCCGAAGTCGACGCTTGGGCTGCCGATGTCGTCCATTACCGTCCCGGCGGCGGCGAAACCGTGCTTGAAGTGGCGACGCGCGTCCGCGACTTTCATGAAAGCTTGCGTGCGCAATCAGTGCAGACAGCGATCGTCGTTTGCCATGCGGGAAGCTTGCGCCTGCTTAGCCAATGTCCACACTACGGTTCTGTTGCTGAAGTGGCGCGCCATGCCGCTGCTGTGATGCATGATATTGGTTACGGGACACTCTCTATCCTTGATTGTCAGTAAGGCAAGTTCCGGTTTGGCCGGCACGAGAAATTCTGTTTGCGGCTAGTCCTCAAGCGCTTACGCTTGTTGTCGGCGTGTACTGCAAGCTTTACAATAGCCGGGTTTTGGTGCCCGCCTGCATATTCATGCAGGCAGTTAAACGGGAAACACGATGCTTTTCGGAGTACAACGTGTGCTGCCCCCGCAACGGTAAGCAAGCGTCATGACGGAAGCCGCAAGGCGACTATCTGACAGACGGTCCCTCGTACCACTGTGCAGTCTGCATGGGAAGGTCGACCGGTTCATCTTGCCAGCCCGGATACCGGCCAGAACAGGTGGAAGCATGCGGACGGGGACCGTCGCAACGCAGGTTGACCGGCACATCGATCGTGCACGGCAACCTCTTTCGACATACACGTCCAGTTCGAATGCTTTCTTTCAATCCGGCCTGCGGGGAAGCGGGCGATTGGCTATTCACTGGAATCACATCATGTCTTCATCCGTATCCCTGGCCGCTCAGGCAGCAGGCAAGCCCTTGGTCATGGCGCTCGCCATTTGCTCCGCGTTTTCCGCATCGTCGCTCGCAACTGCTCAAGAAAAACAACTTGAATCCGTAGTCGTCACCGTGTCGAGGATGCCGAAGATTGCGACTGAAGTACTCAGCGACTATGCAATCATTACCTCGGACGACATTGCCAAGTCCGGTCACAAGTCGCTGGTCGATTTGCTGCAACGCCAGCGCGGCCTCGAAGTCGTGCGCAATGGAGGCCCTGGTGCGTCTTCTTCGGTTTTTCTGCGCGGGACAGACAACAAACAGAATATTGTCCTGATCGATGGGGTGCGCGTAGGTTCTTCCACCAGCGGCGGTGCAACCTGGTCATCCATTCCCTTGTCGCAGATCGACAGGGTCGAAATCGTGTACGGCCCGGCAAGCACCATGTATGGCGCCGATGCGGTCGGCGGTGTGATCCAGATCTTCACCAAGCAGGGCGATGGGCCTCCTGCACCGACCGTGTCGGCCGGATTCGGCAGTCACAATACCTACAAGCTCGAAGCGGGCGTGTCGGGATCGCATGAAGGCTTCCGTTATGCGCTGCGCGCATCGCATGACGAATCGGACGGCTTTTCGGCGACCAAGCCCGGCGCATTCGGTTTCAATCCGGATCGCGACGGCTTCGATAACGACAGCGTGAGCGGACAACTCGGTTTGCAGCTTGCGAAAGGCCATGATATCGGTCTGACTTTTCTGCATAGCGATCTCAAGAACCGGTTCGACAATAGCGCGACCTTCGACGACCGCAGCAGCACGAAGCTGGCTTCCTATGGCGTCTACAGCAAGAACCAGATCCTGCCGAACTGGACCAGCCAGGTGCAGGTATCACAATCGCAGGATCGTGTCGTATCGAACATGCGCTCCGGTCGCACCTTGTTCGATACCACCCAGACGCATGTTAGCTGGCAAAATAATTTCACAGTGTTCGGCACCGATATCCTGCAATTGATCGCCGAGCATCGCAGGGAAGAAGTCGACTCCACCACCCGGGAGCTGATAGGTGCGCGCACCACCGAATCGCTGGCCGCCGCCTATCAATTGAAGCGTGGCGCTCACCTGGCTGCCGCAGGTATTCGCTACGACGACAATTCGCAGTTCGGTTCCAAAACCACCGGCAACTTGTCCTACGGCTACCGTCTGACAGGCGCATTGCGGGCCAGCGCCAGCGTCGCGACCAGCTTCCGCGCGCCGACCTTCAACGACTTGTATTTCCCGGGTTTCGGCATTGCAAGCAACCGTCCGGAGAAGGGCAGAAATGCCGAGATCGGCTTGTACTACGATAACGGCAAGTCGCAGTACAGCGCCGTGTATTACCGCAACCGACTGTCCGACATGCTGGTCAATACCACCGTCTGTCCGATCGAGCAAGCGACCCATCCATTCGGCTGCGCGTACAACGTCAACAAGGCATTGCTGACAGGCTTGAGTTTCAATGCCGCCGTACCACTGGGTGATTTCAAGCTGCGCGGTGCGTTCGATCTGCAGGATCCGAAGGACGAGACGACCGGACGGCAACTTGCCCGCCGCTCCAAAAAACATGGCACCCTTGGGCTGGAATACGGCCTCGGCAAGCTGACCACGGGAAGCGAAGTCGTGTTCTCTGGCCACCGTTTCGACGATACCAACAACCGCAATCGCCTGGGCGGCTACGGCTTGGTCAACCTGTACGCGCACTATGATTTCGCGCCAGGCTGGTCGGTGTTCGGACGCTGGGAAAATGTGTTCGACAAGGAATATGAACTGGCGAGAACCTACAACACGGTCGGTTCCAGCGTCTTTGTCGGAATCCGTTACGGCATACGTTAAGCAACGGGAGCAACGTGCATAGCAGCGCTATTTCACTGCCGTCCTTTCGCGAGCGCCGCCGCGCGGTGACGATCTTGTCTGCGCTGGCCGCGGCCGGCGCCGCAACCATACTGTTCGCCTGCGCCATCGGTTCTGTATCGCTGTCAGTGCCCGAACTGTTCGGGGCATTGGCCGACATCCTGGCCGGTCGGCCGGCGTCACTCGCGGCAACCCTGCTTGAATTGCGATTGGGCCGTGCCTTGTCCGCTTTCGTGACCGGGGCGACACTCGCACTGGCCGGCGTCATGATGCAGGCCTTGCTGCGCAATCCGCTTGCCGATCCCTATGTGCTCGGGGTGTCAGGCGGTGCGGCGGTTGGCGCGCTGGCCGC includes:
- a CDS encoding chemotaxis protein CheA, giving the protein MDDMLKEFVVEALDLATNVEEHLLSLERHPNDTDTLNALFRSFHTIKGGAGFMNLPAIVSACHLTENLFDGLRTGQVPVTPTAIEAGLQASGFVGDQLKQLANGASPDALPAMPAALEDILTQAIEGKAAEPAPVPAAPAALVPEAPVASAAAITTSPDGLDWEALYRAVVPAGTLPDAPTATVLAASAPANVTPLAKPAPDENIRPITAQVKEDSIRIDAVKLDALLEVAGESVQAANQASVLLEKLTQFKFDGQAAALMATLQETLSRASRYSTELQRATLSTRMQPVGRLFQKFPRLVRELAKDLGKDVDLVIEGAETEVDRVVVDSLYDPLVHMLRNALDHGIETADERGATAKPAKATILLKAWQEGSSVMIEISDDGKGMDPVKLRTKALAKGLISDNAAQTTEESLQLIFLPGFSTKEVASSVSGRGVGMDVVKTAVEKHRGAIRIDSVLGEGTRFTIRLPIELSIVPTMLVRTAGAALAMPMAVVQRVVELPESFSEVGGAPVLRDQGRPLAVRSLAGILGYEQCKEKVGIVIAAPQPYILAVEAVDGTADLVIKPLTALAVPGVNGTARSAEGELVLVISLAFLLDGCKVTTASRLAA
- a CDS encoding protein phosphatase CheZ, with protein sequence MSDAADDLEALFDEVAAQRVETVETVVPAESAPEVMEDDGEEPVAEVVDNASEAPEDQSDKGMYERLGGIVRMLHDSLRELGYDRSLSDVASQITDAQGRLEHVAALTEQAANKVLNTVDTCLPEQEALSKKAKDMETRWAMLFDGKLSIDEFKALAGDSRQFATVVMDATETEKARLLDIMMAQDFQDITGQLIKKIVHITSTAEKELAQLLRDNAPPEVKAAMAAAESKPVELMSGPAAPGAAMAQDDVDSLLADLGF
- a CDS encoding alpha/beta hydrolase; its protein translation is MKNKAEYYNQQYNARASIPDHPYIFTRWLKDSMQVRRSHAALFDLAFGESSGERLDFFPASRSDAPLLVFIHGGWWRSLDKSDFSFMAPAFTRAGFNVALTNYTLAPHASIAEIVCQQLRAVAWLYRNADKYDFDPRRIVVAGHSAGAHLAAMMMAAHWTVYGSDLPADLIKGGVLMSGLYDLEPVRHAEFVNVDLKLTEQDVAPLSPVLMPQPHPAPFITAYGALESDEFRRQTELLENAWKPAHRAAVPLPGLNHLTICDAFATPGHPLCQATIDLLTSI
- the cobT gene encoding nicotinate-nucleotide--dimethylbenzimidazole phosphoribosyltransferase, yielding MPIPSVEPTVNAALSTLLEAAINNKTKPPGSLGELESLAHRIGLIQRTVHPRIVAPAVIVFAGDHGITAENVSPYPQSVTWQMVENFLADGAAINVFARQNGCALHVVDAGVNHDFGIRDGLLDRKIGRGTRNFAQQPAMSHDECMLAIERGAALVGRLDGNVIGFGEMGIGNTTAAAALMHKMTGAPLSQCVGAGAGLSADGVAHKLQVLERAVALHEHASEAIDVLTTFGGYEIAMMVGAMLAAAEKHMVLMIDGFIVTSALLVAAKLQPAILDYCVFSHCSDERGHRLMLAHLGARPLLQLGLRLGEGSGCALALPLVHAAVNFLNRMATFESAQVSGKER
- a CDS encoding adenosylcobinamide-GDP ribazoletransferase; amino-acid sequence: MHQLRLFFTALQFFTRLPIPRWVGFEPEWLHHASRYFPAVGIVVGAVTASVYALASLWLPPLVAVMLSTIAGIYLTGAFHEDGFADTCDGMGGGMTRERVLEIMTDSRIGAYGAIGIVLILGLKSATLAQLPPQAAIAALLLGHPLSRLAASALIWKLAYVKGEGKAKPLAQGMTHGEFLVAVLSTAVPVAVLLTLGWLNLQALLAALAAVVLVTLWLARKFVRRLGGYTGDCLGAVQQVAEVVCYLAVLAAAH
- a CDS encoding histidine phosphatase family protein; this translates as MRLYLIRHGKPEVEPGVCYGSTDLRVSEPEHARVLASLLPALPHGLPVYCSPLQRCRALAVAIADANGSANAIVDPRLAEMDFGAWEMRPWQNISQAEVDAWAADVVHYRPGGGETVLEVATRVRDFHESLRAQSVQTAIVVCHAGSLRLLSQCPHYGSVAEVARHAAAVMHDIGYGTLSILDCQ
- a CDS encoding TonB-dependent receptor domain-containing protein, whose product is MSSSVSLAAQAAGKPLVMALAICSAFSASSLATAQEKQLESVVVTVSRMPKIATEVLSDYAIITSDDIAKSGHKSLVDLLQRQRGLEVVRNGGPGASSSVFLRGTDNKQNIVLIDGVRVGSSTSGGATWSSIPLSQIDRVEIVYGPASTMYGADAVGGVIQIFTKQGDGPPAPTVSAGFGSHNTYKLEAGVSGSHEGFRYALRASHDESDGFSATKPGAFGFNPDRDGFDNDSVSGQLGLQLAKGHDIGLTFLHSDLKNRFDNSATFDDRSSTKLASYGVYSKNQILPNWTSQVQVSQSQDRVVSNMRSGRTLFDTTQTHVSWQNNFTVFGTDILQLIAEHRREEVDSTTRELIGARTTESLAAAYQLKRGAHLAAAGIRYDDNSQFGSKTTGNLSYGYRLTGALRASASVATSFRAPTFNDLYFPGFGIASNRPEKGRNAEIGLYYDNGKSQYSAVYYRNRLSDMLVNTTVCPIEQATHPFGCAYNVNKALLTGLSFNAAVPLGDFKLRGAFDLQDPKDETTGRQLARRSKKHGTLGLEYGLGKLTTGSEVVFSGHRFDDTNNRNRLGGYGLVNLYAHYDFAPGWSVFGRWENVFDKEYELARTYNTVGSSVFVGIRYGIR